GATCTGCTGGCCCGGCTGGAGCTGCTCAAGCGCGGCCTGGCCGCCGAGGGCCTGTTCGCCGCCGAGCGGAAGCGCCCGCTGCCGTTCCTGCCGCAGTGCATCGGGCTGGTGACGGGCCGGGCCAGCGCCGCCGAGCGCGACGTGCTGCAGAACGCCAGGCGACGCTGGCCCGCGGTCCGCTTCGAGGTGCGCAACGTGCCGGTGCAGGGCGTCTACGCGGTGCCCGAGGTGATCGGTGCGATCAAGGAGCTGGACGCCCACCCGGACGTGGACGTCATCATCGTGGCGCGCGGCGGCGGCAGCGTCGAGGATCTGCTGCCCTTCTCCGACGAGGCGCTGATCCGCGCGGTCGCCGAAACCCGGACACCGCTGGTCAGCGCGATCGGGCACGAGCCCGACCAGCCCCTGCTCGACTTCGTCGCCGATCTGCGCGCCTCGACGCCGACCGACGCGGCCAAGCGGGTCGTGCCCGACGTGCGCGAGGAGCTCGCCCGGGTGCACGCGCTGCGCGACCGGGCACGCCGGACGACAGAGGGGCGGCTGCACCGGGAGGAGGCGGCTCTGGCGAGCCTTCGCAGCCGCCCGGCCATGTCCGCACCGCACCGTCTGGTCGACGACCGGGCGGCGGAGGTGCGCTCGCTGGTGGAACGCTCCCGGCGCACGCTGGGCCACCGCCTGGACCGCGCCTCCACGGAGCTGCACCACACACTGGCGCGGGTGGTCGCCCTCTCCCCCGCGGCGACGCTGCAGCGCGGCTACGCGGTGCTCCAGCGCGCCGAGGACGGCGCGGTCGTGCGGGCGGCGGACGAGGTCGCGGCGGGCGAGACCCTCCGTGCGCGGGTCGCGGAGGGCGAGTTCACCGTGACGGTCACCGGGAGCTGACACCCGGCCCCGGTTCCGCCGCGAGCGACGGAGGCGGCCGAAGCGAGCGCGGCGGCGTCAGCGCAGGGTGGTGCGCGAGAGCGCGACCGAGTGCTCGTGGAAGCCCAGGCTGCGGTAGAGGTCCTGGCCCAGCTCGCTGGCGTGGAGGTCGAGGCGGGTGGCGCCCCTCGCGTCGAACCAGGCGAGCAGCGCCTCCGTGCAGGCGCGGGCGTGGCCGCGACGCCGGCGGTCGGGGTCGGTGCAGATGTTGAAGATGAAGCCGAAGAGGCCGTCGGGGTGCCCCGGCGCCGGCAGGCGCTGTTCCAGCGTCCCGACCGCGCAGGCCGCGAGGCGGCCTGGCCGCTCCTCGTCGTCCACGACGAAGACGCCGAAGGCCGGCTGTCCGCCCTCCCCCTCGGCCAGGCTCTTCCGCAGGATGCTCTCGGCGAGCGGCTTCCAGCCGTCCGGCGCGTCCGGGTCGAGCATGCCGCCCTGCATCGCGGCGAACATCACCTCCCTGAGGCGGACCAACTCGGGGGCGTCGTCTGGCACTGCTGCGCGTACGGAGGTCATGGCGCGGACCCTAGCCGCGCCCTCACACGATGTCAGTCGGGTTTCATAAGCTGGGCTCATGGCGAAGCAGGCAAAGCAGGAGGCCACGGCGGACGACGCGGCCGCCGCGCAGGACGCGATGGGCTACGAGCAGGCTCGGGACGAGCTGCTCGACGTCGTGCGCAGGCTGGAGACGGGTGGCGGCACCCTGGAGGAGTCGCTGGCGCTGTGGGAGCGCGGCGAGCAGCTCGCCAAGGTGTGCGAACGCTGGCTCGACGGTGCCCGGGCCCGGCTGGACGCGGCGCTCGCCGAGGGCGAGGCGGCGGACGCAGGCGCAGGCGACCTGGTGGAGGCCGACGAGGACGAGTGACAGGGATCACTTTCCCGTTATCTGTTTTGGAAATAGTTGAAGCATCACCTACGTTGGATCCCGAAGGCGGCGCCCCCGAGCCGCCTTCATCCAGATCTTTCAGAGGTGTGACCATGACTTCCGACGTCCTCGCTCTCGACACCGCCGCCCAGGACCTGCTCTTCCGTGAGGCCCGCACGGCCAACACCTTCACCGACGAGCCGGTGACCGACGAGCAGGTCCAGGCGATCTACGAGCTGGTCAAGTACGCGCCGACGTCGATGAACATGCAGCCGCTGCGCATCGTGCTGGTCCGTTCTCCCGAGGCCCGCGAGCGTCTGGTCTCGCACCTCATGGACGGGAACAAGCAGAAGACCGCCCAGGCCCCGCTGGTCGCCATCCTGGCCACGGACCACGAGTTCCACGAGGAGCTGCCGACGCAGTTCCCGCACTTCCCGCAGGCCAAGGACGCGATCTTCGGCGAGCGCCCGGTCCGCGAGGCGGCCGGCTCGTTCAACGCCGCGCTCCAGGTCGGCTACTTCATCATCGGCGTCCGCGCCGCCGGCCTGGCCGCCGGCCCGATGACCGGCTTCGACGCCGAGGGCATCAACAAGGAGTTCTTCACGGACGGCGACCACCAGGTCCTCGCCGTGGTGAACATCGGCAAGCCGGGCGAGAACGCCTGGTTCCCGCGCAGCCCGCGCCTCGCCTTCGACGAGGTCGTCACCACCGTCTGATCCCCGGCGGCAGCAGCCCACCGCAGCACGAACGAACAGAACGGCCCCGACCGAGTACCGCCCGGTCGGGGCCGTTCTGTGCTGCCTGCTTCCTGCGGCGTCAGTGATCGGTGAGCTTCGCGGCGAAGTCGCCGAGCTTGGCGAAGGTCTCGGTGCCGAAGACGACCGTGGTGCCCTTCGGGCCGACCAGGACCAGCGCCTGGTAGCGGCTGCCCTGGTAGTGGGTCCAGGCGACGCCGTTGACCAGCGTCGTCGCGGACTGCTTCTCGCCGTCGACGGTCGCGTCGTGGATGAACGCGTCCGCGGCGCCGTTGCTCTGCTTGATCGCGACGTACTGCTTGTCCGGGTCGATGAAGCCGAGGGTCCAGACCGCGCCCTGCGGGTTGGAGCCGTCGTAGTTCACCGCCGTCGCGTTCCAGCCCGAGGACAGGCCCTGCGGCGCGAGCAGCGGGTAGGGCGCGGCACGGCGGGCGGAGAGGACCGAGTCCTGGTACGCGACCGGGTGCACGCCGTCACCGCCGCTGTGCGGGATGAAGAAGTAGATCACTATGCCCGCCGCCAGCACCGCGGCCAGCGACAGCACCATGTCGCGCACGGATTTGGCGGCCATCCCCGGCCGCTTGCGTACTGTCACGTTCTCGGTTGCCACCCCACCATGGTGACCCATCGCCCCAGGCCACCCCGCCACCGGGTCCCCCGCTGCGGTGCCGCCACGGCCGGGACGTGCCGGGCGCCACAGACATTTTCCCAGGTCGCGGATACGATCGCAGGACCCTCATTCCGGCCGTCGGCGTACAGAGAGGTACGAAATTCGATGACCGAGCAGCACCAGCACCGTCTGCCCTCGTCTCTGGAGGTCGCCCCGGAGGCGCCTGATCGCAACCTCGCCCTCGAACTCGTCCGGGTGACCGAGGCCGCCGCCATGGCCGCCGGTCGCTGGGTCGGCAAGGGTGACAAGAACGGAGCGGACGGAGCGGCCGTCCGCGCCATGCGCACCCTCGTCCACACCGTCTCGATGAACGGCATCGTCGTCATCGGCGAGGGCGAGAAGGACGAAGCCCCGATGCTCTTCAACGGGGAGCGGATCGGCGACGGCACCGGTGCGGAGTGCGACGTCGCGGTCGACCCGATCGACGGCACCACGCTGACGGCCAAGGGCATGCCCAACGCCGTGGCCGTGCTCGCGGTGGCGGACCGCGGCACCATGTTCGACCCGAGCGCGGTCTTCTACATGGACAAGCTCGTCGCGGGCCCGGAAGCGGCCGGTCTCGTCGACATCAACGCCCCCGTCGCCGACAACGTGCGTGCCGTGGCGCGCTCGAAGGGGATAGGGCCGGAGGACGTCACCGTCGTCCTGCTGGACCGCCCGCGCCACGAGAAGCTGGCGCAGGAGATCCGTGCG
This genomic interval from Streptacidiphilus rugosus AM-16 contains the following:
- the xseA gene encoding exodeoxyribonuclease VII large subunit encodes the protein MALETSPDAPIPVSRVSQLIGGWISRLGAVWVEGQITELNPRPGAGVVFLTLRDPSQNVSISVTCYRSVFDPVAGLVQPGSRVVVQAKPEWYAPRGTLSLRAAEIRLVGLGDLLARLELLKRGLAAEGLFAAERKRPLPFLPQCIGLVTGRASAAERDVLQNARRRWPAVRFEVRNVPVQGVYAVPEVIGAIKELDAHPDVDVIIVARGGGSVEDLLPFSDEALIRAVAETRTPLVSAIGHEPDQPLLDFVADLRASTPTDAAKRVVPDVREELARVHALRDRARRTTEGRLHREEAALASLRSRPAMSAPHRLVDDRAAEVRSLVERSRRTLGHRLDRASTELHHTLARVVALSPAATLQRGYAVLQRAEDGAVVRAADEVAAGETLRARVAEGEFTVTVTGS
- a CDS encoding GNAT family N-acetyltransferase, with the translated sequence MTSVRAAVPDDAPELVRLREVMFAAMQGGMLDPDAPDGWKPLAESILRKSLAEGEGGQPAFGVFVVDDEERPGRLAACAVGTLEQRLPAPGHPDGLFGFIFNICTDPDRRRRGHARACTEALLAWFDARGATRLDLHASELGQDLYRSLGFHEHSVALSRTTLR
- a CDS encoding exodeoxyribonuclease VII small subunit; translated protein: MAKQAKQEATADDAAAAQDAMGYEQARDELLDVVRRLETGGGTLEESLALWERGEQLAKVCERWLDGARARLDAALAEGEAADAGAGDLVEADEDE
- a CDS encoding malonic semialdehyde reductase, producing the protein MTSDVLALDTAAQDLLFREARTANTFTDEPVTDEQVQAIYELVKYAPTSMNMQPLRIVLVRSPEARERLVSHLMDGNKQKTAQAPLVAILATDHEFHEELPTQFPHFPQAKDAIFGERPVREAAGSFNAALQVGYFIIGVRAAGLAAGPMTGFDAEGINKEFFTDGDHQVLAVVNIGKPGENAWFPRSPRLAFDEVVTTV
- a CDS encoding DUF4245 domain-containing protein: MATENVTVRKRPGMAAKSVRDMVLSLAAVLAAGIVIYFFIPHSGGDGVHPVAYQDSVLSARRAAPYPLLAPQGLSSGWNATAVNYDGSNPQGAVWTLGFIDPDKQYVAIKQSNGAADAFIHDATVDGEKQSATTLVNGVAWTHYQGSRYQALVLVGPKGTTVVFGTETFAKLGDFAAKLTDH
- the glpX gene encoding class II fructose-bisphosphatase is translated as MTEQHQHRLPSSLEVAPEAPDRNLALELVRVTEAAAMAAGRWVGKGDKNGADGAAVRAMRTLVHTVSMNGIVVIGEGEKDEAPMLFNGERIGDGTGAECDVAVDPIDGTTLTAKGMPNAVAVLAVADRGTMFDPSAVFYMDKLVAGPEAAGLVDINAPVADNVRAVARSKGIGPEDVTVVLLDRPRHEKLAQEIRAAGARIKFISDGDVAGAIMAVREGTGVDLLLGVGGTPEGIIAACAIKCLGGVIQGKLWPKDEAERQKALDAGHDLDRVLLTDDLVSGENVFFVATGITDGELLRGVHYRQETATTSSLVMRSKSGTIRQIDSVHRLSKLRAYSAVDFDRAN